TCCGAATTAAAACGAATGATGGAGCACCTGAATATGAACTTCGAGTTTTTGCATCAACAAATTGACATTATTTTACCAAACATTATAATTACAGGAACATCTTGGGATGCCCTTCGAAATAGGCTATTTCCAGATGTGGAATGGAAAAACAGTGGTTATGATCTTCAAATTGGTAAGCATAAAACAGCAAAGGTCATTGACTTCTACCACCCATCTTCAAGGAATGCGCCAGCGGCTTCATACAGTTTATTGCAAAATATAGTAAATTCGGAAAAATTTAAGCAACTATAAAGGATTCTAATTTTATAACTGATTACAGATGGCAAACTCTAACATTCTGACTATTCACCAAATTTCACCCGAAATAATAAATCTTATTGAATCCAGTAAAGAATACTGCTTCTTGGTTACACCGTACTATAAGCCTTGGAAGTTGCTGGAAAGAGCACTTGATAAAGCAGCATCATTGCAGAAAAAGATCATCTTCATTTTTAGATATGATGAGCCAAATCCAAATAATAAAAGAGAACTAATGGAATTTAAAAGGATGCAAAACCTTGCCAAAGAATTAAACCAAAAAGGATTTGACATTCATTTTATTGAAAGACTCCATACAAAACTATACTGCAATGAGCGCACGGCAGTTTTGACATCAATGAACCTTTTTGATTCCTCAGCAGAAAACAACTATGAAGTCGGTTACAAATTCGATTCTATTGTCGATGCAAAAAGATTTAAAGAAACGGTCATTGAAAAGGATATTCTTGGATTAATACCAAAACTAACTTTGATCGGGCGTTATGGCGAAGAATTAAAGCGCAAAGAAGCAGAGAAAATGGAGAAGGAAAGACTGCTGGCGGCAAATAAACCGAATTATAATACTAATGGAAATACAAAACAGAACGATGGCTATTGTATCAGATGCCATACCGATATCTCCTACGACCCAAA
The DNA window shown above is from Bacteroidales bacterium and carries:
- a CDS encoding phospholipase D-like domain-containing protein — protein: MVTPYYKPWKLLERALDKAASLQKKIIFIFRYDEPNPNNKRELMEFKRMQNLAKELNQKGFDIHFIERLHTKLYCNERTAVLTSMNLFDSSAENNYEVGYKFDSIVDAKRFKETVIEKDILGLIPKLTLIGRYGEELKRKEAEKMEKERLLAANKPNYNTNGNTKQNDGYCIRCHTDISYDPNHPYCLKHFQSWNYHNDANFPEKYCHRCGKEHITSMSKPLCYDCFTTK